In Nakamurella flava, a single genomic region encodes these proteins:
- a CDS encoding polynucleotide kinase-phosphatase encodes MNRTAPGRGSTPEPSDPTVLTVPEVALIILIGVTGSGKSSFARRLFRPTEIVSSDACRAMVADDENDQDATAAAFELVNTIVGLRLAAGRLTVVDATSVQPAARASLLAVAKAHDVLPIAVVLDLPMDDLLTRHAARTDRPFGADVVRRQHDQLRRGMKQRGGLSGEGFRGVHFLRSAAAVDAVTTVRRERLRTDRRDETGPFDVIGDVHGCRAELETLLDRLGYAITRDEDGRAVDAAHPTRRAVFVGDLVDRGPDTPGVLRLVMGMVAAGHALCVAGNHEDKLARALAGRKVTVSHGLAESLDQLRVESAELQAEVRTFLDGLISHYVLDGGRLAVAHAGVLERYQNRASKRVREFCLYGQVDGTRDDYGLPVRGDWARDYRGRATVLYGHTPVAAPTWVNDTMCLDTGCVFGGHLTALRYPERELVAVPALAVHHEPSRPFPVHPGLRPMDAPEVVPIEAPDLVPPVEAVTESALPVDQAPAERRDPQDLHIGDVLGNRGVHTRYAGRVKVRTEQAAAALEVMSRFAIDPRALVYLPPTMSPVTTSSRPGLLEHPDEAFATFREAGVGQVVAEEKHMGSRATLLIGAAKGALTERFGVPDGAVWTRTGRSFFGPERTALLVDRMRAAAERAGLFAELGTSWLVLDAEILPWSVKAEPLIREQYASVAAAAGVALPASVAALEQAAAAGLDVGDLLDRTRRRVEDVAGFRDAYRRYRADTDPDRLGGVGVAVFQVLAAEGATFADRPHAWHLDVADRLVATDPELGVRTDRRVVDLADPESAAAAVTWWEEMTTAGGEGMVVKPAGNLTRTPDGRRLVQPGLKVRGPEYLRLIYGPEYRQPANLERLRSRQVGAKRSLALREYAIGLEGLDRLVAGEPLWRVHQCAFAVLALESEPVDPRL; translated from the coding sequence ATGAACCGGACCGCACCGGGCCGCGGGTCGACTCCGGAACCGAGCGACCCGACCGTGCTCACCGTCCCCGAGGTCGCGTTGATCATCCTCATCGGGGTCACCGGGTCGGGGAAGTCGTCGTTTGCCCGTCGACTGTTCCGGCCCACCGAGATCGTCTCGTCCGACGCCTGCCGGGCGATGGTCGCCGACGACGAGAACGACCAGGACGCCACCGCGGCCGCGTTCGAGCTGGTCAACACCATCGTCGGGCTCCGGCTGGCCGCCGGTCGGCTGACCGTCGTGGACGCCACCAGCGTCCAGCCGGCGGCCCGGGCGTCCCTGCTGGCCGTGGCCAAGGCGCACGACGTGCTGCCGATCGCCGTGGTCCTCGACCTGCCGATGGACGACCTGCTGACCCGGCACGCCGCCCGCACCGACCGGCCGTTCGGCGCGGACGTGGTGCGCCGGCAGCACGACCAGCTGCGCCGGGGGATGAAACAGCGCGGCGGGCTGTCCGGGGAAGGGTTCCGCGGCGTGCACTTCCTGCGTTCGGCCGCCGCGGTCGATGCGGTCACGACGGTCCGCCGGGAGCGCCTGCGCACCGACCGGCGGGACGAGACCGGGCCGTTCGACGTCATCGGCGACGTGCACGGGTGCCGGGCCGAGCTGGAGACGCTGCTCGACCGGCTCGGGTACGCGATCACCCGGGACGAGGACGGCCGCGCCGTCGACGCCGCGCACCCGACGCGGCGGGCGGTCTTCGTCGGCGACCTGGTCGATCGGGGGCCGGACACGCCGGGGGTGCTGCGGCTGGTGATGGGCATGGTGGCGGCCGGGCACGCCCTCTGTGTGGCCGGCAACCATGAGGACAAGCTGGCCCGGGCGCTGGCGGGCCGGAAGGTGACGGTGTCGCACGGCCTGGCCGAGTCGCTGGACCAACTGAGGGTGGAGTCCGCCGAACTCCAGGCCGAGGTCCGCACCTTCCTGGACGGGCTGATCTCGCACTACGTGCTGGACGGCGGTCGGCTGGCCGTCGCCCACGCCGGGGTGCTGGAGCGCTACCAGAACCGGGCGTCCAAGCGGGTGCGCGAATTCTGCCTGTACGGGCAGGTCGACGGCACCCGGGACGACTACGGGCTGCCGGTCCGCGGTGACTGGGCCCGCGACTACCGCGGCCGCGCGACCGTGCTCTACGGGCACACGCCGGTGGCCGCGCCGACCTGGGTGAACGACACGATGTGCCTGGACACCGGGTGCGTCTTCGGTGGGCACCTGACCGCGCTGCGGTACCCGGAGCGCGAGCTCGTCGCGGTGCCGGCGCTGGCCGTGCACCACGAGCCGAGCCGGCCGTTCCCGGTGCACCCGGGTCTGCGGCCGATGGACGCACCCGAGGTTGTTCCCATCGAGGCGCCGGACCTGGTTCCGCCGGTCGAGGCGGTCACGGAATCCGCGCTACCGGTCGACCAGGCGCCGGCGGAGCGGCGGGACCCGCAGGACCTGCACATCGGTGACGTCCTGGGCAATCGCGGCGTACACACCCGGTACGCCGGGCGGGTCAAGGTGCGCACCGAGCAGGCGGCGGCCGCGCTGGAGGTGATGAGCCGGTTCGCCATCGATCCGCGGGCGCTGGTGTACCTGCCGCCGACGATGAGCCCGGTGACGACGTCGTCGCGGCCGGGTCTGCTGGAGCACCCGGACGAGGCGTTCGCCACGTTCCGGGAGGCCGGGGTGGGCCAGGTGGTCGCCGAGGAGAAGCACATGGGCTCCCGGGCGACGCTGCTGATCGGTGCCGCGAAGGGTGCGTTGACCGAGCGGTTCGGGGTGCCGGACGGGGCGGTGTGGACGCGGACCGGTCGGTCGTTCTTCGGCCCCGAGCGGACGGCGCTGCTGGTCGACCGCATGCGGGCGGCCGCCGAGCGGGCGGGGCTGTTCGCCGAACTCGGGACGTCCTGGTTGGTGCTGGACGCCGAAATCCTGCCGTGGAGCGTGAAGGCCGAGCCGTTGATCCGGGAGCAGTACGCGTCGGTGGCCGCGGCTGCGGGCGTGGCGTTGCCGGCGTCGGTGGCCGCGCTCGAGCAGGCGGCCGCGGCGGGTCTGGACGTCGGTGACCTGCTGGACCGCACCCGTCGACGGGTCGAGGACGTCGCCGGTTTCCGGGACGCCTACCGGCGATATCGCGCCGACACCGACCCGGACCGTCTCGGTGGGGTGGGGGTCGCCGTGTTCCAGGTGCTGGCCGCCGAGGGGGCGACGTTCGCCGACCGCCCGCACGCCTGGCACCTGGACGTGGCCGACCGGCTGGTCGCCACGGACCCGGAGCTGGGCGTGCGCACGGACCGGCGGGTCGTCGACCTGGCCGACCCGGAGTCCGCGGCGGCTGCCGTGACCTGGTGGGAGGAGATGACCACTGCCGGCGGGGAGGGGATGGTCGTCAAACCGGCCGGCAACCTGACCCGCACCCCCGACGGTCGACGGCTCGTCCAGCCGGGTCTGAAGGTGCGCGGGCCGGAGTACCTGCGGCTCATCTACGGGCCGGAGTACCGGCAGCCGGCGAACCTCGAACGGCTCCGGTCCCGGCAGGTCGGAGCGAAACGCTCGCTGGCCCTGCGGGAGTACGCGATCGGCCTGGAGGGCCTCGACCGGTTGGTCGCCGGGGAGCCGCTGTGGCGGGTGCACCAGTGCGCGTTCGCGGTGCTGGCTCTGGAGTCCGAGCCCGTGGACCCGCGGCTGTGA